One window of Microcoleus vaginatus PCC 9802 genomic DNA carries:
- a CDS encoding alpha/beta hydrolase, with amino-acid sequence MTQKILRRNNIKVIGQGTQTMMFAHGFGCDQNMWRFVTPAFEKDYKILLFDYVGSGQSDISAYSYERYSDLNGYVQDVLDICEELALTDVIFVGHSVSSMIGLVSSIQAPNYFNRLIFVGPSPCYINDLPNYYGGFERKDIEDLLDIMDKNYLGWASFMAPMVVQNQDRPELSEELEASFCSTDPVVASRFAEVTFYSDNRSDLPNASVPALILQCSEDMVAPTEVGHYLHRHLPKSTLRLMKATGHCPHLSHPEETIDLIKEYLSEPHTT; translated from the coding sequence ATGACTCAAAAAATTTTACGGCGGAATAATATAAAAGTGATTGGACAAGGCACCCAGACGATGATGTTTGCTCATGGATTTGGGTGCGATCAAAATATGTGGCGTTTCGTAACACCGGCTTTCGAGAAGGACTACAAAATCCTCCTATTTGATTATGTAGGTTCGGGACAGTCTGATATTAGTGCCTACAGTTATGAACGGTACAGCGACCTCAATGGCTATGTTCAGGATGTCCTCGATATCTGTGAAGAATTGGCGTTGACGGATGTGATTTTTGTCGGTCATTCTGTCAGCAGTATGATCGGCCTTGTGTCCTCAATTCAAGCTCCTAATTACTTTAATCGCCTGATTTTCGTAGGGCCTTCACCCTGCTACATCAATGATTTACCAAATTATTACGGAGGGTTTGAGCGCAAAGATATTGAGGATCTCCTCGATATCATGGATAAAAATTACCTTGGTTGGGCAAGCTTTATGGCGCCAATGGTGGTGCAGAATCAGGATCGTCCTGAGTTAAGTGAGGAACTTGAGGCAAGTTTTTGCTCCACCGATCCGGTGGTTGCAAGTCGCTTTGCCGAGGTGACTTTTTACTCTGACAATCGCAGTGATTTACCGAATGCCTCAGTACCTGCACTGATATTGCAATGTAGTGAGGACATGGTAGCTCCCACCGAGGTAGGGCATTATCTCCACCGCCACCTGCCTAAAAGTACGCTACGGCTGATGAAAGCTACGGGACATTGCCCGCACCTGAGTCATCCAGAAGAGACCATCGACCTGATTAAGGAGTATTTGAGTGAACCTCATACTACCTGA
- a CDS encoding hybrid sensor histidine kinase/response regulator, protein MKNDLASTDRGNILVVDDTPANLRLLAGILNGKGYKVRPVPSGELALSAAKGMPPDLILLDIMMPEMNGYEVCEKIKADERTRDIPVIFISAINDVLDKVKAFAVGGVDYITKPFQVEEVLVRVETHLAMCLLQKKLQQKNDELTATLDQLQATQNQLVQSEKMAALGQLIAGIAHEINTPLGAIRSSIGNITSFLDNNLESLPVFFKELSAEREHDFLRLMYSSSQQTYSLSTREKRGLKKTVKQQLESEEIDNADSLASILVNIGLQGNLQEFLPLLKDPDSENIIKTAYDFASIHRSARTIATATERAAKVVFALKNYARYDVNGEKIQVNITHGIETVLTLYQNQIKQGVEVVRNYQDQLPVVLCYPDELNQVWTNLIHNALQAMDNQGTLTIDAVQQDTSVLVKITDSGKGMQPEIIPKIFQPFFTTKPAGEGSGLGLDIVKKIIEKHQGKIDVESAPGNTVFKVSLPINLTE, encoded by the coding sequence ATGAAGAACGACCTTGCTAGCACCGATCGCGGTAATATTTTAGTAGTTGACGACACGCCAGCTAATTTGCGACTACTAGCCGGAATTTTGAATGGCAAGGGCTATAAAGTCCGCCCCGTACCTAGCGGTGAGTTAGCCCTTTCGGCAGCAAAAGGTATGCCTCCCGATTTAATTTTGCTGGATATTATGATGCCCGAAATGAATGGGTATGAAGTTTGCGAAAAAATCAAAGCTGATGAACGCACTCGCGACATTCCGGTGATTTTTATTAGCGCGATTAATGACGTACTAGATAAGGTCAAAGCCTTTGCTGTGGGTGGGGTAGATTATATTACCAAGCCATTTCAGGTGGAAGAGGTTCTAGTGAGGGTAGAAACCCATTTAGCGATGTGTCTGTTGCAAAAAAAGCTCCAACAGAAAAACGATGAACTGACAGCCACTTTAGACCAACTGCAAGCTACTCAGAATCAATTAGTCCAATCGGAAAAAATGGCGGCATTAGGGCAACTGATTGCGGGCATTGCTCACGAAATTAATACGCCCTTGGGCGCGATTCGGTCGTCTATTGGAAATATTACCAGCTTTTTGGATAACAATCTCGAAAGTTTGCCAGTTTTTTTTAAAGAACTGTCTGCAGAACGCGAGCACGATTTCTTGCGTTTGATGTACAGTTCCAGCCAACAAACTTACTCTTTATCTACGCGAGAAAAACGGGGATTGAAAAAAACCGTGAAGCAGCAACTAGAGTCGGAAGAGATTGACAATGCTGACAGCCTTGCTAGCATTTTAGTCAATATCGGATTGCAGGGAAATTTGCAAGAATTCTTGCCGTTGCTCAAAGACCCGGACAGCGAAAATATTATAAAAACAGCCTACGACTTTGCTAGCATTCACAGAAGCGCCCGAACCATCGCTACCGCTACTGAACGCGCTGCCAAAGTCGTCTTTGCCCTGAAAAATTATGCGCGTTACGATGTAAATGGGGAAAAAATACAGGTGAATATTACGCATGGAATTGAAACTGTATTAACTCTTTATCAAAACCAAATCAAGCAGGGTGTGGAAGTCGTCAGAAACTATCAAGATCAATTGCCTGTGGTACTGTGTTATCCCGACGAACTCAATCAGGTTTGGACAAATTTAATTCATAATGCCTTACAAGCGATGGACAATCAAGGAACTTTAACAATTGACGCGGTACAGCAAGATACCAGCGTTTTGGTAAAAATTACTGACAGCGGTAAGGGGATGCAACCGGAGATTATTCCCAAAATTTTTCAGCCTTTTTTTACTACTAAACCTGCGGGAGAAGGCAGCGGGTTGGGATTGGATATTGTGAAAAAAATAATTGAAAAACATCAGGGTAAAATTGATGTCGAGTCGGCACCCGGTAATACAGTATTTAAAGTTTCTTTGCCGATTAATTTAACTGAGTAA
- a CDS encoding PAS domain S-box protein encodes MKKPVIICVDDEQTILDSLEIDLLKAFEDKYLIETAQSGEEALELLSELLAEQYEVPVVISDHIMPSMKGDELLRSVHAISPNTLKIMLTGQADLEAVANAINYAKLYRYIPKPWQGDDLKLTVTEAIYRYFQDKELAKKQIELQEMNQELVKLNRKQAMLIAQLHENESRLTQYLEAMPLGVCVLDANGQSFYANQKARDVFGKGTVPHINSEQKAAIYQFYKAGTNQRCPVEELPIMRALRGENVRTEAVEIRTANKIIPVESWATPIYDSTGDISYAIIAFTDITERKQAEAALIQAEEKYRGIFENALEGIFQMTPDGYFISANPALAEIYGYDSASELIESINDIQKQLYVEPNRRQEFRALMKQHGTLCEFDSQVYCRDGSIIWISEYARTVYDANGEVLYYQGFAKDISLQRQVEVERIRFTNDLKQALAAEEKLNEALSENESRLTQFLEAMPVGIFVVDGKGQPFYMNSWGERILAQGLIFDGGTDQFPEAYHFYDAGTNQLYPRDRQPIVRALRGEFVRMDDLEIHGSDRIVPIEVWATPIYDERKNIVYAIAAFQDITERQEVETERRQFTDELQKALAAEEKLTDAYGRFVPHEFLHFLGYESILEVKLGDQVQKEMSVLFSDIRDFTSLSETMNPEENFQFINDYFSRMEPGITDNFGFIDKYIGDAIMALFDGSADDAVKAGIAMLEQLNEYNISRTQPDRPPLQIGIGINTGSLMLGTVGGQSRMDSTVISDAVNLASRVESLTKEYGVSMLITHNTFLQLNDIYDFRLIDRLAVKGKSRMVTVYEVFAADPPELRQKKLETKTMFEQALILYNSDRLVEAKRLFSACLEINPQDKVAQIYMKRCLKPAIAPP; translated from the coding sequence ATGAAAAAACCAGTCATTATTTGTGTCGATGATGAGCAGACTATCCTCGATAGTCTGGAAATAGACCTGCTCAAAGCCTTTGAAGATAAATATTTAATTGAAACGGCTCAAAGTGGCGAAGAAGCTTTAGAGTTGCTGTCCGAACTTTTAGCAGAACAGTATGAAGTTCCTGTGGTTATTTCGGATCATATCATGCCTAGTATGAAAGGAGACGAACTATTAAGGAGCGTTCATGCTATCTCGCCGAACACTCTTAAGATTATGCTGACGGGGCAGGCCGATTTGGAGGCGGTGGCCAATGCTATTAACTATGCTAAATTGTACCGATACATACCTAAACCTTGGCAAGGTGACGACTTAAAATTAACTGTTACGGAGGCAATATATAGATATTTTCAAGATAAGGAGTTAGCTAAAAAACAAATAGAACTTCAGGAAATGAATCAGGAGCTGGTGAAATTAAATCGCAAGCAGGCAATGCTGATTGCCCAACTCCACGAAAACGAAAGTCGCTTGACGCAATATTTAGAAGCTATGCCATTGGGTGTGTGTGTACTTGATGCAAATGGGCAATCTTTCTACGCTAATCAGAAGGCGCGGGATGTATTTGGCAAAGGCACTGTGCCGCATATTAATTCAGAGCAAAAAGCAGCTATTTATCAATTCTATAAAGCCGGAACTAATCAAAGATGCCCCGTGGAAGAATTGCCAATTATGCGGGCGCTTAGGGGTGAAAATGTGCGGACTGAGGCTGTAGAAATTCGTACAGCTAATAAGATTATTCCTGTAGAAAGTTGGGCGACTCCAATTTATGATTCTACAGGCGACATTTCCTATGCGATTATTGCTTTTACTGACATAACTGAACGCAAACAAGCTGAAGCGGCACTAATTCAAGCTGAAGAAAAGTATCGCGGGATATTTGAAAATGCTCTAGAAGGTATTTTTCAGATGACGCCGGACGGATATTTTATCAGTGCGAATCCTGCTCTGGCGGAAATTTACGGCTACGATTCCGCGTCAGAATTGATAGAAAGTATTAATGATATTCAGAAGCAATTGTACGTCGAACCGAACCGCCGTCAAGAGTTTCGGGCGCTGATGAAACAGCACGGTACTCTGTGTGAGTTTGATTCTCAGGTTTACTGTCGAGATGGCAGCATTATCTGGATTTCGGAGTATGCGCGCACAGTTTATGATGCTAATGGTGAAGTGCTTTACTATCAGGGTTTTGCTAAGGATATTAGTTTGCAAAGACAGGTGGAAGTGGAACGAATCAGGTTTACTAATGATTTAAAACAAGCTTTAGCAGCCGAGGAAAAGTTAAATGAGGCACTGTCAGAAAACGAAAGCCGATTGACTCAATTCCTGGAAGCGATGCCAGTGGGAATATTTGTTGTGGATGGTAAGGGTCAACCTTTTTACATGAATTCTTGGGGCGAAAGGATACTAGCCCAAGGTTTAATTTTTGATGGGGGTACTGACCAATTTCCTGAAGCTTATCATTTTTACGACGCTGGAACTAATCAATTGTATCCGAGGGATAGGCAACCGATTGTTCGGGCGTTGCGGGGAGAATTTGTGCGTATGGACGATCTAGAAATTCATGGGTCGGATCGGATTGTGCCGATCGAGGTTTGGGCGACTCCAATCTACGACGAACGGAAAAACATAGTTTACGCGATCGCAGCTTTTCAAGACATCACAGAACGTCAAGAGGTAGAAACCGAGCGCCGCCAATTCACAGACGAGTTACAAAAAGCTTTAGCAGCGGAAGAAAAATTAACAGATGCTTACGGGCGGTTTGTGCCGCACGAATTTCTCCACTTTCTGGGATATGAAAGTATTCTGGAAGTCAAATTAGGCGATCAGGTACAGAAAGAAATGTCGGTGCTATTTTCAGATATTCGCGATTTCACTTCTCTTTCTGAAACGATGAATCCCGAAGAAAATTTTCAATTCATTAATGATTATTTTTCGCGGATGGAACCGGGAATTACTGACAATTTTGGTTTTATTGATAAATACATTGGCGATGCGATTATGGCACTGTTTGATGGCAGTGCGGACGATGCTGTAAAAGCTGGAATTGCTATGCTAGAACAGCTTAACGAGTATAATATTAGTCGTACTCAGCCCGATCGCCCGCCGCTGCAAATTGGCATTGGAATCAATACGGGTTCTTTGATGTTAGGCACCGTTGGCGGTCAAAGTCGGATGGACAGCACGGTGATTAGTGATGCGGTAAACTTAGCCTCCCGCGTGGAAAGTTTGACAAAAGAGTATGGAGTGTCGATGTTAATTACTCACAATACTTTTCTACAGTTGAACGATATTTATGATTTTAGGTTGATCGATCGCCTAGCAGTTAAAGGCAAATCACGAATGGTAACAGTTTATGAAGTATTTGCGGCCGATCCGCCAGAGTTACGACAGAAAAAGTTAGAGACAAAGACAATGTTTGAGCAAGCTTTGATACTCTACAATAGTGACAGGTTAGTCGAAGCTAAAAGATTGTTTTCCGCGTGCCTGGAAATCAACCCTCAGGATAAGGTAGCTCAAATTTATATGAAGCGGTGTCTGAAACCGGCGATCGCTCCTCCATAA
- a CDS encoding EAL domain-containing protein, translated as MRIYFDDFATGYAAFNNLKNFPVKSLKIDRSVVRDLASATIARGIAQPIVVIPHGLNVSTIAEGIETPAQLQ; from the coding sequence ATTAGGATTTATTTCGATGATTTTGCGACTGGCTATGCTGCTTTTAACAACCTAAAAAATTTTCCGGTGAAGTCGCTCAAAATTGATCGCTCAGTTGTGCGCGATTTAGCCAGCGCTACGATCGCTCGCGGAATTGCCCAACCCATAGTTGTAATCCCACATGGCTTAAATGTGAGCACAATTGCCGAAGGAATTGAAACCCCAGCGCAATTGCAATAG
- a CDS encoding diguanylate cyclase codes for MTYQIDELLNTSPCGFLSFADDGTILMVNATLLQLLGYETDELRERKMDFILPMASRIFFQTHFFPLLKLDGKVEEIYFSLRSKQGSDIPMLINARRREKGGSFVNDCILLCIRQRILYEGEIIKAKKAAEAAILAQKQAEIALRKQYDKAILLQEITQHIRQSLDLSTIFEIASQEIRVFLDAERVGIFKFSPDSKFGYGEFVSESVGEGCKLVSRNQFNDPCAGEQYPDSYQEGRIQVVQDINKIDLQHCYRALWKQFPVLANLVAPLLNGQDLWGLLCIHQCSAPRQWEEFEVDLVKQIANQLAIAIKQADIFQKLQKELAERQQAQARMREINQQLALSNEELARATHLLEQVVNIDGLTQIANRRCFNGRLEHEWQRLYREQKPISLLLFDVDYFKRYNDCYGHQMGDDCLFKLAQTVQEVVYRPADLVARYGGEEFAIILPNTDLEGASSVAQRIHAAIKALHIPHKTSDVSDVVTISMGIANLIPISELSSADLIAIADRSLYRAKQQGRNQSAICEYSGDSIFDTDA; via the coding sequence ATGACCTACCAGATAGACGAGCTACTCAACACGTCACCCTGTGGATTCCTCTCGTTTGCTGACGATGGTACGATCCTAATGGTCAACGCCACATTACTGCAATTACTCGGATACGAAACCGATGAACTGCGGGAACGGAAAATGGACTTTATTCTGCCAATGGCCAGCCGGATTTTTTTTCAAACCCATTTCTTCCCCCTGTTGAAGCTCGACGGTAAAGTAGAGGAAATTTACTTCTCATTAAGGTCAAAGCAGGGTAGTGATATACCTATGCTGATCAACGCTAGGCGTCGGGAGAAGGGAGGAAGCTTCGTCAACGATTGCATCTTGCTCTGTATCCGCCAGCGTATCCTGTACGAAGGTGAAATTATTAAAGCAAAAAAGGCAGCAGAGGCAGCTATTCTCGCCCAAAAGCAAGCGGAAATAGCTCTGCGGAAACAGTACGACAAGGCGATCTTACTTCAAGAAATTACTCAACACATTCGTCAATCTCTTGATTTGTCTACAATTTTTGAGATTGCTTCGCAGGAGATTCGCGTGTTTCTTGATGCCGAGCGCGTCGGCATATTTAAGTTCTCTCCTGACAGTAAATTTGGATATGGTGAGTTTGTTTCAGAATCCGTAGGCGAAGGATGTAAATTGGTAAGCAGAAATCAATTTAACGACCCGTGTGCTGGTGAACAATATCCTGATTCATATCAAGAAGGGAGAATCCAGGTAGTTCAAGATATAAATAAGATTGACCTTCAACACTGTTACCGCGCTCTTTGGAAACAATTTCCTGTTCTTGCTAATTTAGTTGCGCCCTTGCTCAATGGACAAGATTTGTGGGGGTTGTTATGTATTCATCAATGTTCTGCTCCTCGGCAGTGGGAAGAATTTGAAGTTGACCTTGTTAAACAGATTGCTAATCAGTTAGCGATCGCCATTAAACAAGCGGATATTTTTCAGAAGTTGCAGAAGGAATTGGCAGAAAGGCAGCAGGCCCAAGCGCGAATGAGAGAAATTAATCAACAACTTGCACTCTCTAACGAAGAACTAGCCCGGGCTACTCACCTCTTAGAACAAGTGGTCAATATTGATGGATTAACTCAAATTGCTAATCGCCGCTGTTTTAATGGCCGCTTAGAGCATGAATGGCAGCGGCTATACCGGGAACAAAAACCTATTTCTCTTTTGTTGTTTGATGTGGATTATTTCAAACGTTATAATGATTGCTACGGTCATCAAATGGGGGATGATTGTCTGTTCAAACTTGCTCAGACTGTGCAAGAGGTGGTGTACCGTCCGGCGGATTTGGTGGCGCGTTACGGCGGAGAAGAATTTGCCATCATTTTGCCTAATACTGATCTTGAAGGAGCGAGTTCGGTGGCCCAACGGATTCACGCTGCTATTAAAGCTTTACATATTCCTCACAAAACCTCTGATGTGAGCGATGTAGTTACTATTAGTATGGGTATCGCTAACTTGATTCCGATTTCGGAACTATCATCGGCTGACTTGATTGCGATCGCCGATCGTTCACTATACCGTGCCAAGCAACAGGGGCGCAATCAGTCCGCGATATGCGAGTACAGTGGCGATTCGATTTTTGATACTGACGCTTAA
- a CDS encoding response regulator, which produces MVSKLLDKLPLRTVLIVPFVLQIVGAVGLVGYLSFRNGQKAVNNLASQLMSEVSLRVEQNLQVYLTTPHQINQSKLDAVKLGLLKMENLSAWEKYLWRQVQLYPYINFTSVGNEKGDYRSGEQLSNGSRTMNVIEKSTGLNFYSYNTNERGDRTTVATVVKNFDNRQNTAYKKAVRVGQPTWSSVYISLLEPTLIISAIQPVYSDKNKLEGGLFAALRLDHLGIFLHSLKVGKSGQTFIIDRQGTLLATSTSEKPFRTKGNERQLFKVEESRNPFTRSTAKYLTAQYQKLHLIKKSELLSFEINHKRQFLKVLPFQDGKGLDWLIVVVVPEADFTAEIDANTRTAVLLCFAALGVAVGIGILTSQWVTNPILSLNIAAKNIAKGEWDTTVESERSDELGELAKSFNSMAQQLQQSFETLEQRVQERTAELAVAKDKAEVANQAKSTFLANMSHELRSPLNAIMGFSQLMTRSQTLCPEHQENISIISSSGEHLLTLINNVLDLSKIESGRTTLNLKKFDLYRLLNDLEDMFELKADDKQLQLVFDRSPEVPQYVEADEVKLRQILINLLNNSLKFTHEGGVTVRVSKQSLGRIQQAEGENFAHSEVSPNTEFSASNGLKISQLSHSKNQVIATQNDDSASTSSFFLHFEVEDTGCGIATNELDALFEPFVQTKTGKDSQEGTGLGLPISRKFVELMGGQMSVSSAVGKGTNFKFDIQVIAVDAADIESPKPSRNIIALVPNQHTYRILIVDDKLLNRQLLIKLLYPLGFELKEATNGQEAIEIWDSWEPHLIWMDMRMPVMDGYEATQYIKGTIKGQATAIIALTASVLEEERAVILSAGCDAFMRKPFREADIFDAMHKHIGVRYIYEDPGQTNLSAIKDGARPITATDFVKLPESLVADLKLAILNADMDVIDSSIEQIRLKDAVTAGAIANCIENFEYDKILKLISQAISHEERPC; this is translated from the coding sequence ATGGTTTCTAAACTTTTAGACAAATTACCCCTGCGAACTGTTCTCATAGTTCCATTTGTACTGCAAATCGTGGGAGCCGTGGGACTCGTAGGATATCTGTCTTTTAGAAACGGACAAAAAGCAGTTAATAACCTTGCCAGTCAGTTAATGAGCGAGGTGAGTTTGCGTGTCGAGCAAAACCTGCAAGTTTACCTGACAACTCCCCATCAAATCAATCAAAGCAAGCTGGATGCTGTCAAGCTCGGCTTGTTAAAAATGGAAAACTTATCAGCTTGGGAGAAATATCTTTGGCGACAAGTACAATTATATCCCTATATCAATTTTACCTCGGTTGGCAACGAGAAGGGAGATTATAGATCCGGTGAACAACTTTCTAACGGCTCCCGCACGATGAATGTGATAGAAAAATCTACTGGGTTAAATTTTTATTCTTACAACACGAACGAGCGAGGCGATCGCACTACTGTTGCCACCGTTGTCAAAAACTTTGATAATCGGCAAAATACTGCCTACAAAAAAGCCGTAAGAGTCGGTCAACCTACTTGGAGTTCGGTTTATATTTCCTTACTAGAGCCGACCTTAATTATCAGCGCTATCCAACCCGTATACAGCGACAAAAACAAGCTAGAAGGAGGATTATTTGCTGCTTTGCGTCTCGATCATCTTGGAATATTTCTCCACAGTCTCAAAGTCGGCAAGTCCGGTCAAACATTTATTATAGATCGCCAGGGGACTTTGTTAGCAACTTCCACCTCAGAAAAACCGTTTCGCACTAAAGGTAATGAAAGGCAATTGTTTAAAGTGGAAGAAAGCCGCAACCCTTTTACTCGCTCTACAGCTAAATATTTAACTGCACAGTATCAAAAATTACACCTAATTAAAAAATCGGAGTTATTGAGCTTTGAAATAAATCACAAGCGACAATTTTTAAAAGTCCTGCCGTTCCAAGATGGCAAAGGTTTAGACTGGCTGATTGTCGTAGTTGTTCCCGAAGCTGATTTCACCGCAGAAATCGATGCCAATACCCGCACAGCGGTTTTGCTTTGTTTCGCAGCTTTAGGAGTAGCTGTGGGGATTGGCATTCTGACTTCTCAGTGGGTGACAAATCCTATTTTGAGCTTAAATATAGCAGCAAAAAATATTGCTAAAGGTGAATGGGACACAACCGTAGAAAGTGAACGCTCCGACGAATTGGGGGAATTAGCCAAGTCATTTAACAGCATGGCTCAACAACTGCAACAATCTTTTGAAACTTTAGAACAGCGAGTGCAAGAGCGGACGGCAGAATTGGCTGTAGCTAAAGACAAAGCGGAAGTAGCGAATCAAGCTAAAAGCACATTTCTTGCTAACATGAGCCACGAATTGCGATCGCCTCTCAATGCAATTATGGGCTTTTCCCAACTGATGACTCGCAGCCAAACTCTATGCCCAGAACATCAAGAAAACATTAGCATAATTAGCAGCAGCGGAGAACACCTGCTCACCCTAATTAATAACGTGCTCGATTTATCTAAAATTGAATCCGGGCGCACCACCCTCAATCTCAAAAAATTTGACCTCTATCGCCTGCTAAACGACTTGGAAGATATGTTTGAACTCAAAGCAGATGACAAGCAGTTGCAGTTAGTTTTTGACCGCAGTCCAGAGGTGCCGCAATATGTAGAAGCCGACGAGGTAAAGTTGCGGCAAATCTTAATTAATCTGCTCAATAACTCTCTTAAATTTACCCATGAGGGGGGTGTAACCGTCAGAGTTAGCAAGCAGTCATTAGGTAGAATTCAGCAGGCAGAAGGGGAAAATTTTGCTCACTCCGAAGTATCACCAAATACAGAATTTTCAGCAAGTAATGGTCTTAAAATATCTCAACTAAGTCACTCGAAAAACCAGGTTATTGCCACGCAAAATGACGATTCAGCTTCTACCTCTTCCTTCTTCCTTCATTTTGAAGTTGAAGATACTGGTTGCGGTATTGCTACCAATGAATTAGACGCTCTTTTTGAACCTTTCGTGCAAACCAAGACAGGCAAAGATTCGCAAGAAGGTACAGGCTTGGGATTGCCAATCAGCCGCAAATTTGTGGAATTAATGGGCGGCCAAATGAGCGTCTCTTCTGCTGTGGGTAAGGGAACTAATTTTAAGTTTGACATTCAAGTTATTGCGGTCGATGCGGCTGATATTGAAAGCCCAAAACCCAGCCGGAATATTATTGCCCTAGTTCCCAACCAACACACCTATCGAATTTTGATAGTAGACGATAAACTGCTCAACCGCCAACTGTTAATTAAACTCCTCTATCCTCTGGGTTTTGAACTAAAAGAAGCTACTAACGGTCAAGAAGCTATTGAGATTTGGGATAGTTGGGAACCGCATCTAATTTGGATGGACATGAGAATGCCTGTGATGGACGGCTACGAAGCTACGCAATACATTAAAGGTACTATTAAAGGTCAAGCTACGGCGATTATTGCGCTGACTGCGAGCGTTTTGGAGGAAGAGCGGGCAGTTATTTTATCGGCGGGTTGCGATGCTTTTATGAGGAAGCCTTTCCGGGAAGCCGATATTTTTGATGCTATGCACAAACATATCGGAGTGCGCTATATTTATGAAGATCCGGGTCAAACTAATTTATCGGCAATCAAAGATGGCGCTCGCCCAATTACTGCGACTGATTTCGTGAAATTGCCTGAGTCGCTGGTAGCAGATTTAAAGCTGGCGATACTAAATGCAGATATGGATGTAATTGATAGCTCGATCGAGCAAATTCGATTAAAGGATGCAGTAACGGCTGGTGCGATCGCCAATTGTATAGAAAATTTCGAGTACGACAAAATTTTAAAGTTAATATCTCAAGCAATATCACATGAAGAACGACCTTGCTAG
- a CDS encoding response regulator translates to MSKPAILCVDDEVGVLESLEIELQQAFNGKYLWEFAESAAEALEIIEDLSEAEVKILVIVSDWLMPGMKGDELLIKIHQKYPQIVTVMLTGQADKEAIERTKIQANLHAFIEKPWQNQELIEAIKSGLANL, encoded by the coding sequence ATGTCTAAACCAGCAATTTTGTGTGTTGACGATGAAGTAGGGGTGTTGGAAAGTCTGGAAATTGAACTGCAACAGGCTTTTAACGGTAAATATCTTTGGGAATTTGCTGAAAGTGCTGCCGAAGCCCTAGAGATTATTGAAGACCTATCTGAAGCTGAGGTTAAGATCCTAGTGATTGTCTCGGATTGGTTGATGCCCGGAATGAAAGGAGATGAGTTGCTAATTAAAATTCATCAAAAATATCCGCAAATTGTGACAGTGATGCTGACGGGACAAGCAGACAAAGAAGCCATCGAACGAACAAAAATTCAAGCAAACCTTCATGCTTTCATAGAAAAACCCTGGCAAAATCAAGAACTAATTGAAGCGATTAAGTCTGGTCTAGCAAATTTATGA